The Rhipicephalus sanguineus isolate Rsan-2018 chromosome 10, BIME_Rsan_1.4, whole genome shotgun sequence genome segment ATGTCATGGATATTAAGGtgctatttttttgtattttggccacattggctggATTAAACTTACTCAAACTAGGTATGTAAAGTCTCTGCCCTCTCGGAggaaaatgtacttcatttttgctgaTAGGAACTACACAGGCCCAAGTAGACACCCGTCGTATTCCATGACGTCATCAATTTGGTTCGGGAACTTCAAAGCGGCATCGCAATTTGCATTTCCTTTCTTCACTTTCAAAGCATCTCCTCACGGCAAGCATGGCTATCTTATTATTGTGAAAGCATAATTTACTAAGGcaagaaaaatgttttttctCTTTAGCAAGCTGATTACATTTAAGCCTGCATTTGACTGCACGGCCTTATATATAATGGCTGGAAATCAAACCCATTATCTAGTACATGGTAAAATAAACGAAGGCGCTGGCATTTTATTGACACCACATTGACACAGGTATCTCTGAATTATCAAAACAATTAACCTTATCGTTTTAATGTGGGGTGCGGTGCCTGGGCcatatgcaaaaataaaaaacgcTACTAACATGTGTTCATTCACTTGAACGTTTATTGCATACAAGGCAGAAAAAGGCTGTCAAAAAATAAACAtgaaaaaacaactcaaacgctCTGAAATACTGAGCACACTCACCAGGCCCATTTGGGAAGCAGAAATGGTTTTCAAGCTAAGTCACCGTGTAACTCAATAATAAACAAGGTATTTTCTGGCAAAACTTAAGTGCAGGAAAACATGCTTAGAACCCAATTGTGTGCGCAGTATATGTTACTTTTAAAACTCTTTTGAAGGTTGTTGCACGATCTTGTCATCAATACTTGACCCTTGAGAGCCTTTGTCATGGTCTCGTTCGACAATGTTAATAGCATCTGGATATTTTCCACTGCCACGGCAGGTGCTGGTGCCAACTCCAGTCGACTGACGGTGGCAGTGATGGGCCTTGTGGTACTTCAACGCGGCCGCGTAGGGAAACGACTTCGCACAGCCGTCACAGTGGAATGGTTTCTCTGTGGAGTGCGAGGACAAATGGTTTTTGAGTCCGTGGAGCGCCACGAATGCCTTGTCGCACAACTTGCACTGATATGGTCGCTCGCCGGTGTGTGCGCGCATGTGGACCCGCAAACAGTTGTTCACGCTGAACCTGCGGTCACACACTTCGCAGCGGTACGGCCGTTCACCCGTGTGCGTACGCATGTGTTGCCGCAGCGTGTAGGACAGCCGGAAGGTCTGGCCACACACCTCACACTGGTGCGGCTTCCCGCCCGTGTGCAACAACTGGTGGGGCCTGAAGGCGCTACGGTGCCGTGTCTTGAACGGACACAACGGGCAGGCGTACTCTGGCTGCTTGACAGCCAAGATGCCCTGCCGGGAACTGTACGAGTGCTCCTCGGCTATGTTCATGGGCCCGAGGCTTGACACCGTGACGTAGTAAGCACTGTTGCCTTGCCGCGCCTCTGCGGCCCTCGAAGACTTGTCACCGGTCACCGAAACGGTCCTCGAAGGTTCAGACGCACATTTGATGACTGCTGCGAGTGCTTTCTCCACTTCCGTAGCATTcaattcattatcatcatcatcggcagTCGAGGATGCGAGTGATCCGACACTTGTAGCTTCGACTGAGGACTTTGCAATTGTCAAACAGCCTTCTGCTGGTTCGACACCAGTTGACGAAGCACTCCAAGGTGTGGGCTCATCTAGAAATACATGCGCTTGCTCTTCTCCGATAGCACTGCCCGTATTGCGCTTGAGCAAGAGCGTTGAAGGTGTGATCGACACAGCGCTGGCTGCTAAACCAGCGGAGGTATTCTGCGGCAAAGCGTCACTTACCAGTATGTTTGCTTGCTCTGTGCCTGTATTGCCAACTACATTCCGACTGGTGGATTGGGCATCAGTCCCTATATCTGTCACTGCACCCTTTTGCACCGAGTCAGCAACTAGCACGTAAGAGTGTGCTTCTCCCATAGTGCTAGCTACGTTGTATTCGGTGAAGTCTGATAAAGTTGTGGTTAAGTCAGCACCAGCTGTTGAAACAGTGGCTGCATGCAGCGGTACAAAGCCGGTGTCTAGAACATAAGTCTGTCCTGACCCTTCTGCACCAACAACCTTGAACTCGCCGAAAGAACTCAAAGCCGTGGTTAGCGCAGCACCATTCACAGAGCTAGTCACTGTACCCTGGTGTGCAGCATCAGCAAATGGTACATAGACTTGCTCTTTCTGTGGTAATCCCTCAACGTTATTCTTGCCAGGGGTCGTTTCTGATATGGGCGGAGCATTCTGCCTTTCAAGCTTGGAGTAGACATAGACGCTGCCAGACGAATGAAAGTGGGAACTGCGTGACGTCTTGGGGATCTGCTGCGGTTTCACTTCACGCATGTGATGACGAAGTTTGTCGGGCACTGCGAAATTAAGAGAAATCATTCAGCAAGGATATATGTAGTGTCCAGTTACTTAAATGTTCTTACGTCACAATGCACAAGAACCTCAATGAACTTGCAAGCACAGGAATACAATAGGAAACAAGAAATACATGCAACTAAACTGTCCTATCCTAACAAACCAAATGATAATAGGCACTAAGTTGTGCAGGTGCCACGACAATGGAGCTAGATAACAGTGGGAAATGAGCTCTGCTAATAAGAGCCCAAGGTATGAACACCACACTATTTAGTGAACACTTGAACCCACTTATAAACTCACTCATTTATTTGTTTGACAATACATAATTGTCGTGGTGCAGGAGACTAAAGGTGATATTATGAGTTGCCTGACTAGGCCTCAAGCACCACCCTGTACATTCATCACACAACGCAACtacattggaaaaaaaaagagtgcatgAGTACAACATTTTGATTAACGGGGGAAAAAAGCTTATAGAAACACAGTATAACAAGACAAGGAAAAGACAAGGAGACATGCGACAAGTCTGAAAATGAGGCCGTTATACATCAGTACTCAGCTATATTTGAATTTAAGCCAGGAAATAAGGGTAAAATACAAAATTACAATATAAGCCAACAAAACTTCACAACGAAAACCGGATGAAATATGCCTTTTCTCCTATGTACACCTTCGGCACCACTTTCCAGGTAGTTCACGTACAGCTTTTCAGTAAGCTCTTTAGACAAAATGCGATTCTAGGCAGGCATATcacgatgagacatttctgttttGTATTTTTCCTCGTCAGCTTTCACAAAGAAC includes the following:
- the LOC119407031 gene encoding fez family zinc finger protein erm — encoded protein: MGLVEEHSLGLLPLLKQDLIVLESGSRQPPKTSLSRSTPPSEDLRVCSHDDNPLAGSLEASEVGAFEERGAAVDGATLKASAAMFQGAADSEDTCHHGGSEAMIPSVCIGAESCAESHEKGASLFTERVYSSGAGILLERQANYACQFCPYMTKWKASMIHHRRMHKRILPHKCDICGRGYLRQSTLRYHMRTHTDEHPYQCSLCPSTFSCRKSLTEHKSTHTDERPYLCNVCDRAFKTLNALTSHRRTHTVPDKLRHHMREVKPQQIPKTSRSSHFHSSGSVYVYSKLERQNAPPISETTPGKNNVEGLPQKEQVYVPFADAAHQGTVTSSVNGAALTTALSSFGEFKVVGAEGSGQTYVLDTGFVPLHAATVSTAGADLTTTLSDFTEYNVASTMGEAHSYVLVADSVQKGAVTDIGTDAQSTSRNVVGNTGTEQANILVSDALPQNTSAGLAASAVSITPSTLLLKRNTGSAIGEEQAHVFLDEPTPWSASSTGVEPAEGCLTIAKSSVEATSVGSLASSTADDDDNELNATEVEKALAAVIKCASEPSRTVSVTGDKSSRAAEARQGNSAYYVTVSSLGPMNIAEEHSYSSRQGILAVKQPEYACPLCPFKTRHRSAFRPHQLLHTGGKPHQCEVCGQTFRLSYTLRQHMRTHTGERPYRCEVCDRRFSVNNCLRVHMRAHTGERPYQCKLCDKAFVALHGLKNHLSSHSTEKPFHCDGCAKSFPYAAALKYHKAHHCHRQSTGVGTSTCRGSGKYPDAINIVERDHDKGSQGSSIDDKIVQQPSKEF